The Bacteroidota bacterium genome includes the window AGCGATTGAAAAATATAATGATGCAATAGTCATTAATCGCAAAACAGACGACCCTAAACATAGTTTAGATGGAGCTCTGCAAGACATAATTGACAATATGGATAAATTCACAGACAAGAACACTGCGAAAGACTTGAAAGAGCTTTTAGAAAATGAATTGCAGAGTTATTAATCATCAATAATCTAAATCTTACTAATTTGGCAGCACTTGCAGCTGTCAATTAAATTTTTTTTGCGGACAGAAAGTTTAATTGCTATGAAGCTCGTGTAAAATTTATGCTATTAAATTTTGCTATATCCATTTGCAAAAGACGATTTTTCAAGTCCAATAGTCAGTAATGTTTTTAATCAATGCATAATACTTCAAATAAATATTTATGCAGTTGAGGTCGCACTACACTAACTTCAATACAAATGAAAAACTTATATTAACCGTCTGAATTAAGGGCTGCAACAAGTGATGGAATTAAAAGAACTCAAACCAAGAAAGGCATTAAACAAAGCCTTTTTAAAAGTAAAACCGAACAGGACTGAAATTGAAGGTTTCAAGACCAATCTTATCCAGTTACTCGACAGGACAAATGACATCGAAAGCGAAGAGTTCCATAAAAACCTTGTCATTGACTTTTTAAAGAAAACCTATTACGAGCCCAACCATTTTATGAATACCAAAGGACGAAACGACCTTGTTATTCATAATGGAAATAGCGCATCCAGTTCAGTTGGTGTAATCATTGAAGCAAAAAAACCGACTAATAAAACAGAAATGATAAGCACTAAAAAACTGAACGCTAAAGCGTTTCAGGAATTAGTGCTTTATTATTTAAGAGAAAGAATAACCCATAAAAATCTTGAAGTAAAATATCTTATTGCGACCAACATAAATGAATGGTTCATATTTGACGCTACCCTATTCGACAGGCTTTTTGCTCAAAACAAAAACCTTGTAAAACAATTCAATGACTTTGAAGGTGGGCGTTTGGCAGACACCAAAACCGATTTTTTCTACAAGCAAATTGCAGAACCATTCATTGCCGACATCAAAACTGAAATTGAATTTACATACTTCGATTTACAAGAATATCAAAAACCACTTCGCAACACTGATAGAGCAGATGATAACAAACTCATTGCTTTATTCAAACTTCTTTCAGCAGAGCACCTTTTAAAACTTCCCTTCACCAACGACAGCAATAGCCTTGACAAAGGATTTTACAGCGAGTTGTTGCACATCATTGGTTTAACAGAAACCAAAGAGGGAAGCAAAAAACTAATTGGGAGAAACAAAGAAGGCGAGAGAAATTCAGGAAGCATTCTTGAAGATGCAATCATTCAGCTTGATAGCTTAGACAAAATAAACCGATTAGACCGACCGAGCCAATTTGGCAACACGCAACAAGAACGTTTATTTAATGTTGGACTTGAATTGAGCATTACTTGGATAAACAGAATTTTGTTTCTCAAATTGTTGGAAGCCCAACTTATCACGTATCACAAGGGCGACAAATCGTATTCGTTTTTAAGTTTAGACAAAATCAAAAATTATGATGACTTAAACAGCTTGTTTTTTCAGGTGTTGGCTCGTAAATATGACGACAGAAACCAAGATGTAAAAAAGATATTTGAAAAAGTTCCTTATTTAAATAGTTCGCTATTTGAGCCAACGGAAATTGAGCAAGTAACTTTATTCATTAGCAATCTGAAAGATGATAAAACGATTCCTGTTATTTCATCCACCGTTCTCAAAAACGACCAAGGAAAAAAACGCACAGGAAATTTAACAACCTTAGAATATTTATTTGATTTCTTAAACGCTTACGACTTTACAAGCGAAGGTTCGGAAGAAATTCAAGAAGATAATAAATCACTTATCAACGCTTCTGTTCTTGGCTTAATCTTCGAGAAAATAAACGGATACAAAGACGGTTCATTCTTCACTCCGGGTTTCATCACAATGTATATGTGTCGCGAAACTATTCGCAAATCGGTAGTTCAGAAATTTAACGAAACAAAAAAATGGAATTGCTCAACAGTTGAAGAACTTTACGATAAAATTGAAGACCGAAAAGAAGCCAACGACATTGTAAACAGTATTAAAATTTGCGACCCAGCCGTAGGTTCTGGACACTTTTTAGTTTCGGCACTCAATGAAATGATTGCTGTAAAAAATGACTTGAAAATATTGCAAGACCGCACAGGCAAGCGATTGAAAGAATATCAAGTTGAAGTTGTAAATGACGAACTAATTGTAACAGACGAAGAAGGTGAACTATTTGATTATAACCCTGCCAACAAAGAAAGTCAGCGAATACAAGAAACACTTTTTCACGAAAAACAAACCATAATTGAGAATTGCCTTTTCGGTGTCGACATCAACCCAAACTCAGTAAAAATTTGTCGCTTACGTTTGTGGATTGAGTTATTAAAAAACGCCTATTACAAAAACACCACTGAATTAGAAACACTTCCCAATATCGACATCAATATAAAATGCGGAAACTCATTAGTGAGCCGTTTTGCCATTGATGCCGACCTGAAACAAGCACTTAAAAAAAGCAAGTGGACAATTGACAGCTACCGAATAGCAGTTGACACTTATCGCAATGCTGAAAGCAAGGAACAGAAAAGAGAAATGGAAAGACTGATTGCCGAAATCAAATCGGATTTCAGAAGCGAAATAGATAACCCTTTTAAAAAGAAAATTGCAGCAGCAAGAGGTAAAATTGACAACATCGCTACTGAAATAAATACTCAAAAAAACTGGGGAGATAAAGTAAATAGGCAATTGTATAAAGATTTAGAAAAAGCAACTGCAAACTTTAAAAAACTAGAGACAGAAAGAGACGATATTGAAACAAACAAAATATTTGAAAACTCTTTTGAATGGCGTTTTGAATTTCCTGAGATACTTAATGATGATGGCGATTTTGTTGGCTTTGATATAGTGATTGGGAATCCACCGTATGGTGCAGAACTTAATGATTCACTTAAAGAATTTTTAAAAGATAAGTATGCTTTGTATCACACAAGATGGACAGACACGTTTAACTACTTTATTGGACATTCAATTGAAATTTCAAAAGACAACTCAGGCATATGTCTGATAATTCCAAACAATTTCCTATTCCAAAATGAA containing:
- a CDS encoding N-6 DNA methylase; protein product: MELKELKPRKALNKAFLKVKPNRTEIEGFKTNLIQLLDRTNDIESEEFHKNLVIDFLKKTYYEPNHFMNTKGRNDLVIHNGNSASSSVGVIIEAKKPTNKTEMISTKKLNAKAFQELVLYYLRERITHKNLEVKYLIATNINEWFIFDATLFDRLFAQNKNLVKQFNDFEGGRLADTKTDFFYKQIAEPFIADIKTEIEFTYFDLQEYQKPLRNTDRADDNKLIALFKLLSAEHLLKLPFTNDSNSLDKGFYSELLHIIGLTETKEGSKKLIGRNKEGERNSGSILEDAIIQLDSLDKINRLDRPSQFGNTQQERLFNVGLELSITWINRILFLKLLEAQLITYHKGDKSYSFLSLDKIKNYDDLNSLFFQVLARKYDDRNQDVKKIFEKVPYLNSSLFEPTEIEQVTLFISNLKDDKTIPVISSTVLKNDQGKKRTGNLTTLEYLFDFLNAYDFTSEGSEEIQEDNKSLINASVLGLIFEKINGYKDGSFFTPGFITMYMCRETIRKSVVQKFNETKKWNCSTVEELYDKIEDRKEANDIVNSIKICDPAVGSGHFLVSALNEMIAVKNDLKILQDRTGKRLKEYQVEVVNDELIVTDEEGELFDYNPANKESQRIQETLFHEKQTIIENCLFGVDINPNSVKICRLRLWIELLKNAYYKNTTELETLPNIDINIKCGNSLVSRFAIDADLKQALKKSKWTIDSYRIAVDTYRNAESKEQKREMERLIAEIKSDFRSEIDNPFKKKIAAARGKIDNIATEINTQKNWGDKVNRQLYKDLEKATANFKKLETERDDIETNKIFENSFEWRFEFPEILNDDGDFVGFDIVIGNPPYGAELNDSLKEFLKDKYALYHTRWTDTFNYFIGHSIEISKDNSGICLIIPNNFLFQNEYEKSRRKVIEQHKIAKVINLGDGVFADAEVPTCIILFSKHNTDNYLIRYTDLRKEIKNENLFGNSHYVSSSRDEILESASVSFSTDKIGAAIIKRKKDSIVTIDTIAEEVANGIQPTGDKIFRLSPAKVIELDIEPVILKKVLTGSDFNKYLINDTGYKIIYSTKEIDINEYPKCLKYLKQFKEQLSKKRETIKGTLPWWSLHWPRYKGLFEDEKIIFRQTSDSIICGYDIDGYYAMNTVLILKTKQEYENQFPYKFLLGILNSKLINYFYKQITQEENRVFAEVKPINIRKLPIIKCSNNEQHHLITLVDSILSIKKENPTADISDLEKQVDQLIYLLYDLTEEEIKIIENA